One genomic segment of Candidatus Schekmanbacteria bacterium includes these proteins:
- a CDS encoding efflux RND transporter periplasmic adaptor subunit — MQSRSGHFIYINNLRKHHSAFLLLIACFGVLSVLFFTGCSSKTKDETNRQRIVAVTVAKAVSKDVPVTINAIGTVETISSVTIKTLVSGELMTVHFKEGDDVKKGALLFSIDPRPFKAALNQAEANLAKDKAQLQNSATEEERYKSLFEKGFIARENYDSSRTNREMLEASVQSDRATIDNAKILLGYCSIYSPIEGRTGNLDVKAGNIVKVNDTSLVTINKISPILVTFSVPEQNLSAIKKNISSGTLKVEALIPNDGQTPEEGELTFIDNAVDTATGTIRLKGTFENPAKSLWPGQFVNTTLVLSTEKNAIVIPSESVQSGQKGEYVFVVKPDMTVDSRPVKVIRTTGNESLIGNGISAGETVVTDGQLQLLPGTKVQIKSSSATPQNQP; from the coding sequence ATGCAATCAAGATCTGGTCATTTTATATACATCAATAATCTCAGAAAACATCATTCTGCCTTTTTATTATTAATTGCATGTTTTGGGGTTCTGTCAGTATTATTTTTCACGGGCTGTTCATCAAAAACAAAAGATGAAACAAACAGACAGAGAATAGTCGCTGTGACAGTCGCAAAGGCAGTTTCAAAAGATGTCCCGGTCACAATAAATGCCATAGGAACAGTAGAAACAATCTCATCCGTAACAATAAAAACACTGGTCAGCGGAGAGCTGATGACTGTCCACTTTAAAGAAGGGGATGATGTAAAAAAAGGTGCTCTTCTTTTCTCAATAGACCCTCGTCCTTTTAAAGCAGCCCTTAATCAGGCTGAAGCCAATCTTGCAAAAGACAAGGCACAGCTTCAAAATTCAGCAACAGAAGAAGAGCGCTATAAATCATTATTCGAAAAAGGGTTCATAGCCAGGGAAAACTACGACAGTTCACGTACAAACAGGGAAATGCTGGAAGCATCAGTTCAATCCGACAGGGCAACAATCGACAATGCAAAAATACTGCTAGGTTACTGCTCGATTTATTCCCCGATTGAAGGCCGGACAGGCAACCTTGACGTCAAGGCAGGAAACATAGTCAAGGTCAATGATACCTCGCTTGTCACCATTAACAAGATTTCCCCGATACTTGTTACTTTTTCGGTACCTGAACAGAATCTGTCCGCGATAAAGAAAAACATATCTTCAGGAACGTTAAAGGTTGAGGCTTTAATTCCTAATGATGGGCAAACACCTGAGGAAGGTGAACTTACATTTATAGATAATGCCGTTGATACTGCTACGGGAACTATACGTCTTAAGGGAACATTTGAGAATCCTGCAAAGAGTCTCTGGCCCGGACAGTTCGTCAACACAACACTTGTCCTTTCAACAGAGAAAAACGCCATAGTCATTCCGTCAGAATCAGTCCAATCAGGCCAGAAGGGAGAATATGTTTTTGTAGTCAAACCGGACATGACGGTTGACTCGCGTCCTGTAAAAGTAATTCGTACGACCGGTAATGAGTCTCTAATCGGAAACGGCATTTCTGCAGGAGAAACGGTTGTAACAGACGGACAGCTTCAGCTTCTTCCCGGTACAAAAGTCCAAATAAAAAGCTCCTCCGCAACGCCGCAAAACCAGCCATGA